One Prevotella intermedia ATCC 25611 = DSM 20706 DNA window includes the following coding sequences:
- a CDS encoding nucleoside deaminase: MTNEELMRRAIELSENSVRNGGGPFGAVIAKDGKIVAEGSNKVTIDNDPTAHAEVCTIRNACQKLGTFDLSGCVIYTSCEPCPMCFGAIYWAHLDKIYYANDRKDAGKIGFDDDFIYEEIALEPQYRKKPSEILLRNEAINAFKMWTLKDDKNEY; encoded by the coding sequence ATGACAAACGAAGAACTAATGCGCAGAGCCATTGAGCTGTCAGAGAATAGCGTGCGAAATGGCGGCGGTCCTTTCGGAGCCGTAATTGCTAAAGACGGCAAAATTGTAGCGGAAGGAAGCAACAAAGTAACTATTGACAACGACCCTACTGCCCATGCGGAAGTTTGCACCATACGCAACGCATGCCAAAAGTTGGGCACATTCGACCTTTCTGGTTGTGTAATCTACACCTCGTGCGAACCTTGTCCAATGTGTTTCGGGGCTATTTATTGGGCGCACCTTGATAAAATCTACTACGCCAACGACCGTAAAGATGCAGGAAAAATTGGTTTCGACGACGATTTCATCTATGAAGAAATAGCCCTTGAGCCACAATATCGCAAAAAGCCTTCCGAAATATTGCTTCGCAACGAGGCCATCAACGCCTTCAAGATGTGGACTTTGAAAGACGACAAGAACGAATATTAA
- the uvrA gene encoding excinuclease ABC subunit UvrA, whose protein sequence is MDKKNKQEDGYIEVKGARVNNLANVNVKIPRGKFVIIAGVSGSGKSSLAFDTLYAEGQRRYVESLSAYARQFLGRMAKPEVDFIKGLPPAIAIEQKVISRNPRSTVGTSTEIYEYLRLLYARIGRTINPATGEEVKRHTVEDVIQKVQSYSAGTKFCILAPLHVREGRSITAQLEMEVQEGYARIYVDGEIVRIEDWIEAHDEKDIEGVESIYLVIDRLSVDDSKEAISRLTDSCETAFFEGDGMLRLMFFPSKLSYDFSTRFEADGIKFEDPNDNMFSFNSPLGACPTCEGFGRIMGIDERLVISNSSLSVYEGCVQCWHGEKMKVWNDEFCRRAAKDNFPIFKPYFELSQTEKDQLWHGLPSEAVNSLSDRICIDSFFQMVKDNQYKIQYRVLLSRYRGKTICPDCHGRRLKKEATWVKIAGKAITDLVEMPIINLKEWFDNIELTEQERNISKRLMLEITNRIQFLVDVGLGYLTLNRQSNSLSGGESQRINLTTSLGSSLVGSLYILDEPSIGLHSRDTDRLIHVLKELQAIGNTVIVVEHDEEIIRSADYLIDVGPDAGRLGGHIVYNGVVPEINDANKAGLLKAHADSYTIKYLTAAETIEVPQSRRPWNLSVEIKGCRMNNLKGLDAKIPLNVFTVVTGVSGSGKSSLIKGTFYPALKRRLDEVTDLPGEYASLTGDLEQIAHVEFVDQNPIGKSSRSNPATYVKAYDEIRKLFSEQQLSKQMGYTPQFFSFNADGGRCEECKGAGVITIEMQFMADLVLECEECHGKRFKREILDVTFAGKNINDVLDMTVSEAIQFFTANKQKTIVTRLQPLEDVGLGYIKLGQSSSTLSGGENQRVKLAYFIGKERQEPSLFIFDEPTTGLHFHDIKRLLKAFDALIAKGHSVLVIEHNLDVIKCADYILDIGPDGGDNGGKLVAFGTPEEIANNKDSLTGKYLAEKLSTNNL, encoded by the coding sequence ATGGATAAAAAGAATAAACAAGAAGACGGTTATATAGAAGTAAAAGGTGCCAGAGTAAACAACTTGGCGAATGTAAACGTGAAGATTCCACGTGGAAAGTTCGTCATTATAGCTGGTGTTTCAGGTTCTGGTAAGTCATCGTTGGCTTTCGATACGCTTTATGCGGAAGGGCAGCGCAGATATGTTGAGAGCTTGTCGGCATACGCCCGTCAGTTCTTAGGCAGAATGGCAAAGCCCGAAGTAGACTTTATAAAAGGACTTCCACCTGCCATTGCAATAGAACAAAAGGTTATATCACGAAATCCTCGTTCTACGGTTGGTACCTCTACGGAGATATACGAATATCTGCGATTGCTTTATGCACGAATAGGCAGAACCATTAATCCTGCAACGGGAGAAGAGGTGAAACGACACACCGTGGAAGATGTTATACAGAAAGTGCAAAGCTATTCTGCTGGTACAAAGTTCTGTATTCTTGCCCCTTTGCACGTTCGTGAGGGTAGGAGTATTACGGCGCAGCTTGAGATGGAAGTACAGGAAGGCTATGCGCGCATTTATGTAGATGGCGAGATTGTGCGCATTGAAGATTGGATAGAAGCGCACGACGAGAAGGACATAGAAGGGGTAGAAAGTATTTATCTTGTTATCGACCGTCTCTCGGTTGATGATAGCAAGGAAGCAATCTCGCGCCTTACTGACTCTTGCGAAACTGCTTTCTTTGAAGGTGATGGTATGTTGAGGCTGATGTTCTTCCCATCTAAACTCTCTTACGACTTTTCTACGCGCTTTGAGGCTGACGGTATTAAGTTTGAAGACCCTAACGACAATATGTTTTCGTTCAATTCGCCGCTGGGAGCTTGTCCTACTTGCGAAGGCTTTGGACGTATTATGGGCATCGACGAACGTTTGGTAATATCTAACAGTTCGCTTTCTGTTTACGAGGGTTGTGTGCAATGTTGGCATGGCGAGAAGATGAAAGTATGGAACGATGAGTTCTGTCGAAGGGCAGCAAAGGATAATTTCCCTATCTTCAAACCCTATTTTGAATTGTCTCAAACAGAGAAAGACCAACTGTGGCATGGACTGCCAAGCGAAGCCGTCAATTCGCTTTCCGACCGTATTTGCATAGATTCCTTCTTCCAAATGGTAAAAGACAATCAATATAAGATACAGTATCGTGTCCTCTTGAGCCGATATAGAGGCAAGACTATCTGCCCCGATTGCCACGGACGGCGATTGAAAAAGGAAGCGACTTGGGTGAAAATAGCTGGAAAAGCTATTACCGATTTGGTGGAAATGCCAATTATAAACCTGAAGGAATGGTTCGATAATATAGAGCTGACGGAGCAAGAGAGAAACATTAGTAAACGGTTGATGTTGGAAATAACCAACCGTATTCAGTTCCTTGTAGATGTCGGACTTGGCTATCTTACACTGAATCGCCAATCAAACAGTCTCAGTGGTGGCGAAAGTCAGCGCATCAATCTTACAACATCGTTAGGTTCGTCGTTGGTAGGTTCGCTTTACATCTTGGACGAACCAAGTATCGGGCTGCATAGTCGCGACACCGACCGTCTTATCCACGTCTTGAAAGAGTTGCAAGCCATCGGAAATACTGTAATTGTGGTGGAACACGACGAAGAGATAATACGCTCGGCAGACTATCTTATTGACGTCGGTCCAGATGCAGGACGATTGGGTGGGCATATAGTATATAATGGTGTTGTGCCTGAAATCAACGATGCAAACAAAGCAGGCTTGTTGAAAGCTCACGCCGATTCGTACACAATAAAGTATCTTACCGCTGCAGAAACCATTGAAGTGCCGCAGAGTCGTCGCCCTTGGAATCTTTCTGTTGAAATAAAAGGTTGCCGAATGAACAACCTGAAAGGGTTAGATGCCAAAATACCGCTCAACGTCTTTACAGTTGTAACAGGCGTCAGTGGAAGCGGAAAGTCGTCGCTTATAAAGGGAACATTCTATCCAGCATTGAAGCGTCGCCTTGATGAAGTAACCGATTTGCCCGGTGAATATGCTTCGCTTACAGGCGATTTGGAGCAGATAGCGCACGTGGAATTTGTAGACCAAAACCCGATTGGAAAGAGTTCGCGCTCCAATCCTGCAACTTATGTGAAGGCATACGACGAAATCAGAAAGCTGTTTTCAGAGCAGCAACTTTCAAAGCAAATGGGCTATACACCCCAGTTCTTCTCGTTCAATGCAGATGGTGGACGGTGCGAAGAATGTAAAGGCGCAGGGGTAATAACCATCGAAATGCAGTTTATGGCAGACTTGGTTTTGGAATGTGAAGAATGCCATGGCAAACGCTTTAAGCGAGAAATCCTTGACGTTACCTTTGCTGGGAAGAACATTAACGACGTGTTGGATATGACGGTTTCCGAAGCAATACAGTTCTTTACCGCTAATAAGCAGAAAACAATCGTTACTCGTTTGCAGCCATTGGAAGATGTAGGGTTGGGCTATATTAAGTTAGGGCAAAGTTCTTCTACACTTTCGGGCGGTGAAAACCAACGTGTAAAACTTGCTTATTTTATAGGAAAGGAACGGCAAGAACCGTCGCTGTTCATCTTCGATGAGCCAACGACAGGTTTACATTTTCACGATATAAAACGCTTGCTGAAAGCTTTCGATGCGCTCATAGCAAAGGGACATTCGGTGCTTGTTATTGAACACAACCTTGATGTAATAAAGTGTGCAGACTACATTCTCGACATTGGACCTGATGGAGGCGATAATGGTGGCAAACTCGTTGCATTTGGCACCCCTGAAGAGATAGCCAACAACAAGGATAGCTTAACGGGAAAATACCTTGCAGAGAAATTATCTACAAATAATTTGTAG
- a CDS encoding HD domain-containing protein, giving the protein MENRVDLDLMEFVEQQILPRYNAFGKSHGIGHVQRVIKNALALVPATGADSNMVYVSAAYHDLGMEGPRAVHHITSGKILTADARLKKWFSPEQIRIMKEAVEDHRASSSRVPRSIYGKIVAEADRELDPEIVFSRTVLYGLENYPKKNKEEQWKRFYNHISEKYGRMGYIRLWIANSPNAKKLEYIRELLGQQAELRKIFDNLYNDIFKKSEQKEV; this is encoded by the coding sequence ATGGAAAACAGAGTTGATTTAGACCTTATGGAATTTGTAGAACAACAAATTCTCCCACGATACAACGCCTTTGGAAAGTCGCATGGAATTGGGCATGTGCAGCGAGTAATCAAGAATGCACTTGCTCTTGTGCCCGCAACAGGTGCCGATTCCAATATGGTGTATGTGTCGGCAGCTTATCACGACCTTGGTATGGAAGGGCCTCGGGCTGTTCACCACATAACGAGCGGAAAGATTCTGACAGCCGACGCAAGGCTGAAAAAATGGTTTTCGCCAGAACAAATACGCATCATGAAAGAAGCCGTAGAAGACCATCGTGCCAGCAGTTCGCGTGTTCCACGCAGCATTTACGGAAAGATTGTTGCCGAAGCCGACCGAGAATTAGACCCCGAGATTGTTTTTTCGCGCACTGTTCTGTACGGATTAGAGAACTATCCAAAGAAGAACAAAGAAGAACAATGGAAGCGTTTCTACAATCACATCAGCGAAAAGTATGGCAGAATGGGCTACATACGTTTATGGATTGCAAACTCGCCCAATGCTAAAAAGTTAGAATACATACGTGAACTCTTGGGGCAACAAGCCGAACTAAGGAAGATTTTCGATAATTTATATAACGACATATTTAAAAAGTCGGAACAGAAAGAGGTATAG